From one Nonomuraea polychroma genomic stretch:
- a CDS encoding 3'(2'),5'-bisphosphate nucleotidase CysQ produces the protein MTIRDDHALAADLASDAGERLLRIRERLGFGDAPALKAEGDRASHVFLMEALARLRPSDSVLSEEATREERLDPRRLTADRVWIVDPLDGTREFSEEGRADWAVHVALWERGKLSAGAVALPAQGRTLTTAEPPKPPAHAGGRFRIAVSRTRPPEFVQKLAYLAGADLVPIGSAGAKISAVLTGEVEAYVHAGGQYEWDSAAPVAVALAAGAHASRIDGSELTYNQADPSLPDILVSLPELATSLLAGIRDLHR, from the coding sequence ATGACGATTCGCGACGACCACGCGCTCGCCGCAGACCTGGCGAGCGACGCGGGCGAGCGGCTGCTGCGGATCCGGGAGCGCCTGGGGTTCGGCGACGCGCCCGCGCTCAAGGCGGAGGGCGACCGGGCCTCCCACGTCTTCCTCATGGAGGCCCTGGCCCGGCTGAGGCCCTCCGACAGCGTGTTGTCGGAGGAGGCCACCCGCGAGGAGCGGCTCGACCCGCGCAGGCTCACGGCGGACCGGGTGTGGATCGTGGACCCGTTGGACGGCACCCGTGAGTTCTCCGAGGAAGGCCGGGCCGACTGGGCCGTACACGTGGCGTTGTGGGAGCGCGGCAAGCTCAGTGCGGGCGCCGTGGCGCTGCCCGCCCAGGGCCGCACGCTGACCACCGCCGAGCCGCCCAAGCCGCCCGCCCACGCCGGGGGCCGTTTCCGGATCGCGGTCAGCCGCACCAGACCGCCCGAGTTCGTCCAGAAATTGGCCTACCTTGCAGGCGCCGACCTGGTGCCGATCGGCTCCGCCGGGGCGAAGATCTCCGCGGTGCTCACCGGCGAGGTCGAGGCCTACGTACACGCCGGCGGCCAGTACGAATGGGACTCGGCCGCACCCGTCGCCGTCGCCCTTGCCGCAGGGGCGCACGCGAGCCGAATCGACGGCTCAGAGCTCACCTATAACCAAGCCGACCCGTCACTACCAGATATTCTGGTTTCCCTACCGGAGCTGGCGACATCTCTGCTCGCCGGGATTCGGGACCTGCACCGCTGA
- the cysD gene encoding sulfate adenylyltransferase subunit CysD, whose product MLQRDYTTSQLDVLEAEAIHIMREVAAEFERPCLLFSGGKDSIVMLRIAEKAFWPAAIPFPLMHVDTGHNFDEVIEFRDRRSAELGARLIVASVQDSIDQGRVVEETGRRASRNRLQTTTLLDAIEEHEFDAVFGGARRDEEKARAKERVFSFRDDFGQWDPKNQRPELWNLYNSRIRKGEHIRVFPLSNWTELDVWDYIRREGIEIPSIYFAHTRKVFERDGMLLPDSDVVQRGDDEPLFEAVVRYRTVGDMTCTGAVQSTAATVEEIIEEIAATRITERGATRADDRSSEAAMEDRKREGYF is encoded by the coding sequence ATGCTCCAGCGCGACTACACGACGTCGCAGCTTGACGTGCTCGAAGCCGAGGCCATCCACATCATGCGCGAGGTGGCCGCCGAGTTCGAGCGCCCGTGTCTGCTCTTCTCCGGGGGTAAGGACTCGATCGTCATGCTCCGCATCGCGGAGAAGGCGTTCTGGCCCGCGGCCATCCCGTTCCCCCTCATGCACGTCGACACCGGCCACAACTTCGACGAGGTCATCGAGTTCCGCGACCGCCGCTCGGCGGAGCTGGGCGCCCGCCTGATCGTGGCGAGCGTTCAGGACTCGATCGATCAGGGCCGTGTCGTGGAGGAGACCGGGCGGCGCGCCTCGCGTAACCGGCTGCAGACCACCACGCTGCTGGACGCGATCGAGGAGCACGAGTTCGACGCCGTGTTCGGCGGCGCCCGGCGGGATGAGGAGAAGGCCCGCGCCAAGGAGCGCGTGTTCTCCTTCCGCGACGACTTCGGCCAGTGGGATCCGAAGAACCAGCGCCCGGAGCTGTGGAACCTCTACAACTCGCGCATCCGCAAGGGCGAGCACATCCGCGTCTTCCCGCTGTCCAACTGGACCGAGCTCGACGTCTGGGACTACATCAGGCGCGAGGGCATCGAGATCCCCTCCATCTACTTCGCCCACACCCGCAAGGTGTTCGAGCGTGACGGCATGCTGCTGCCCGACTCCGACGTCGTGCAGCGCGGCGACGACGAGCCGCTGTTCGAGGCCGTCGTCCGTTACCGGACCGTGGGCGACATGACCTGCACCGGCGCCGTGCAGTCCACGGCCGCCACGGTCGAGGAGATCATCGAGGAGATCGCGGCCACCAGGATCACCGAGCGCGGGGCCACCAGGGCCGACGACCGCTCGTCCGAGGCCGCGA
- the pth gene encoding aminoacyl-tRNA hydrolase, with product MERWLIAGLGNPGPEYAGNRHNAGFMVLDELAARAGGRFKAHKSRAEVCETRAAILAKPLTYMNLSGGPVKALSDFYKIGPERLIVVHDELDVPYGALRAKLGGGDNGHNGLKSITKVLGTRDYLRVRFGIGRPPGRMDAAGFVLRDFATAERKDLPFLVDRAADVVESLMARGLEATQNEYHRADLHISGPPR from the coding sequence ATGGAGCGCTGGCTGATCGCCGGACTGGGCAATCCGGGGCCCGAATACGCCGGCAACCGGCACAACGCCGGATTCATGGTGCTCGACGAGCTGGCCGCCAGGGCCGGCGGGCGGTTCAAAGCGCACAAGAGCCGGGCCGAGGTGTGTGAGACCCGAGCCGCCATCCTGGCCAAGCCGCTGACGTACATGAACCTGTCCGGCGGGCCCGTCAAAGCGCTCTCCGACTTCTACAAGATCGGCCCGGAACGGCTGATCGTCGTGCACGACGAGCTCGACGTGCCGTACGGCGCGCTGCGTGCCAAGCTCGGCGGCGGCGACAACGGGCACAACGGCCTCAAGTCGATCACCAAGGTCCTCGGCACCCGTGACTACCTCCGCGTCCGGTTCGGCATCGGGCGCCCGCCCGGCCGCATGGACGCCGCCGGCTTCGTGCTCAGGGACTTCGCCACCGCCGAACGCAAGGACCTGCCTTTCCTCGTCGACCGGGCCGCCGACGTCGTGGAGTCGCTGATGGCCCGCGGCCTGGAAGCCACACAAAACGAGTATCACCGGGCTGATCTGCACATTTCCGGCCCTCCACGCTGA
- a CDS encoding 50S ribosomal protein L25/general stress protein Ctc, protein MSEVRIAAEPRTAFGKGAARKIRRADKVPAVLYGHGIDPKHLTLPGHEVLLALRTPNVLIRLKGEGVDELALPKGVQRDPIKGFVEHVDLLLVKSGEKVTVEIPVTTVGDVHPDGLLDLQLVAVAVEAEATHIPTGVEVNVEGLEVGTAVTTAQLQLPQGATLAADPETVVVQIIAKPVEAPEEAEEAAEAPAAEAAAEGETAEAAAE, encoded by the coding sequence GTGTCTGAAGTACGTATCGCCGCCGAACCGCGCACCGCGTTCGGCAAGGGCGCCGCTCGCAAGATCCGCCGCGCCGACAAGGTGCCCGCCGTTCTCTACGGGCACGGCATCGACCCCAAGCACCTGACCCTGCCCGGCCACGAGGTGCTGCTCGCGCTCCGTACGCCCAACGTGCTGATCCGCCTCAAGGGTGAGGGCGTGGACGAGCTGGCCCTGCCCAAGGGCGTGCAGCGCGACCCGATCAAGGGCTTCGTCGAGCACGTCGACCTGCTCCTGGTCAAGAGTGGCGAGAAGGTCACCGTCGAGATCCCGGTCACCACGGTCGGCGACGTGCACCCCGACGGCCTGCTCGACCTGCAGCTCGTCGCGGTCGCGGTGGAGGCCGAGGCCACGCACATCCCGACCGGCGTCGAGGTCAACGTCGAGGGCCTGGAGGTCGGCACCGCCGTCACCACCGCCCAGCTCCAGCTCCCGCAGGGCGCCACGCTGGCCGCCGACCCCGAGACCGTCGTCGTCCAGATCATCGCCAAGCCGGTCGAGGCTCCCGAGGAGGCCGAGGAGGCCGCCGAGGCCCCGGCCGCCGAGGCTGCCGCCGAGGGCGAGACCGCCGAGGCCGCGGCCGAGTAA
- a CDS encoding sugar transferase, which produces MPVGHVVSWQVGPRTAAWIRAYRLRAVAADLCGAGIGSAVAFLVRFGELTPYALPYLLVSLALPVVWTCAVALNRAYEPRMIGIGSEEFRRILQCGVALTAGTAIGSYLTKTDVARGYVVLALPLVTLLTLVLRYALRRSLHRRRAAGACMRKVVAAGHTASIAELVELFRKERHHGMDVVAACVPELVEAALGERVAGVPIVGDLSDVPLAVAQCDADTVAVLACPEMDGQALRRLAWRLERTHTELVVAPALMDVAGPRTMIRPVAGLPLLHVEHPELAGARQLVKNIFDRLVAVALLALLAPVLAALAVAVRVTSPGPALFRQTRVGRDGRLFTILKFRTMRRGSEQQRITLVSDRDGVLFKIRNDPRVTPLGARMRRHSLDELPQLINVVLGHMSLVGPRPPLPEEVAQYGDDVRRRLLVRPGLTGLWQVSGRSDLSWEESVRLDLRYVENWSLTLDLQILWKTWSAVARGQGAY; this is translated from the coding sequence ATGCCCGTCGGCCATGTGGTCTCGTGGCAGGTCGGGCCACGCACTGCTGCCTGGATCCGTGCCTACCGCCTGCGTGCCGTGGCGGCCGATCTGTGCGGCGCCGGCATCGGGTCCGCCGTGGCCTTTTTGGTGCGGTTCGGCGAGCTGACGCCGTACGCGCTGCCGTACCTGCTGGTCAGCCTGGCGCTGCCGGTGGTGTGGACGTGCGCGGTGGCGCTGAACCGGGCCTATGAGCCGCGCATGATCGGCATCGGCTCCGAGGAGTTCCGCAGGATCCTGCAGTGCGGCGTGGCGCTGACCGCCGGCACCGCCATCGGGTCCTACCTGACCAAGACCGACGTCGCCCGCGGCTACGTCGTGCTCGCGCTGCCCCTCGTCACGCTGCTCACGCTCGTCCTCAGATACGCGCTGCGCCGCTCGCTGCACCGGCGCAGGGCGGCCGGGGCGTGCATGCGCAAGGTCGTCGCGGCCGGTCACACGGCCTCGATCGCCGAGTTGGTCGAGCTGTTCCGCAAGGAACGTCACCATGGCATGGACGTCGTGGCCGCCTGTGTGCCGGAGCTCGTGGAGGCCGCGCTCGGGGAGCGGGTGGCCGGGGTTCCGATCGTCGGCGACCTCAGCGACGTGCCCCTCGCGGTGGCGCAATGCGACGCCGACACCGTGGCCGTGCTGGCCTGCCCCGAGATGGACGGTCAGGCGCTGCGGCGGCTGGCCTGGCGGCTGGAGCGCACGCACACCGAGCTCGTCGTGGCGCCCGCGCTGATGGACGTGGCCGGGCCGCGCACCATGATCAGGCCCGTCGCCGGGCTGCCGCTTCTCCACGTGGAGCATCCTGAGCTGGCCGGGGCCAGGCAACTGGTCAAGAACATCTTCGACCGGCTGGTCGCCGTCGCGCTGCTGGCGCTGCTCGCACCCGTGCTGGCCGCGCTGGCGGTGGCCGTGCGCGTGACGAGCCCCGGACCCGCGTTGTTCCGGCAGACCCGGGTGGGCAGGGACGGCCGGCTGTTCACGATCTTGAAGTTCCGCACCATGAGGCGCGGGTCGGAGCAGCAGAGGATCACTTTGGTCAGTGACCGTGACGGGGTGCTGTTCAAGATCCGGAACGATCCAAGGGTCACGCCGCTCGGCGCGCGGATGCGCCGCCACTCGCTCGATGAGCTGCCTCAGCTCATCAATGTCGTGCTCGGCCACATGTCGCTGGTGGGGCCCAGGCCGCCGTTGCCGGAGGAAGTGGCACAGTACGGTGACGACGTGCGCAGACGGCTGCTCGTACGCCCTGGGCTGACCGGACTGTGGCAGGTCAGTGGTAGATCTGACCTATCTTGGGAGGAATCCGTACGTCTCGACCTGCGTTACGTGGAGAACTGGTCCCTCACGCTGGACTTGCAGATCCTGTGGAAAACCTGGTCGGCCGTCGCCCGCGGGCAAGGAGCATATTGA
- a CDS encoding ribose-phosphate diphosphokinase produces the protein MTSIKQPGEKNLMLFSGRAHPELAEEVARHVGVSLTPTKLIDFANGEIYVRFMESVRGCDAFVIQSHTGPINKWIMEQLIMVDALKRASAKRITVVMPFFGYARQDKKGRGREPITARLMADMFKTAGADRLMSIDLHTSQIQGFFDGPVDHLFAMPVLESYLKNKLDLENTTVVSPDTGRVRLSERWADTLGTPMAFIHKRRDLDVANQVKVNEVVGDVRGRTCVVIDDMIDTAGTICKAADALYEQGATNVITAATHAVFSDPAVDRLKNSRISEVIVTNTLPLSQANRFDKLTVLSIAPLIARAITEIFNDGSVTSLFEGDT, from the coding sequence GTGACGAGCATTAAGCAGCCCGGGGAGAAGAACCTCATGCTCTTCTCCGGGCGGGCCCACCCGGAGCTTGCCGAGGAGGTGGCCAGGCACGTCGGCGTCTCCCTCACCCCGACCAAGCTGATCGACTTCGCCAACGGCGAGATCTACGTCCGCTTCATGGAGTCGGTGCGCGGCTGCGACGCCTTCGTGATCCAGAGTCACACCGGCCCCATCAACAAATGGATCATGGAACAGCTCATCATGGTCGACGCGCTGAAGCGGGCCTCCGCCAAGCGCATCACCGTGGTCATGCCGTTCTTCGGCTACGCCCGCCAGGACAAGAAGGGCCGCGGCCGCGAGCCCATCACGGCCCGGCTGATGGCCGACATGTTCAAGACCGCGGGCGCCGACCGGCTCATGTCGATCGACCTGCACACCTCCCAGATCCAAGGCTTCTTCGACGGCCCGGTGGACCACCTGTTCGCCATGCCGGTCCTGGAGAGCTACCTGAAGAACAAGCTCGACCTGGAGAACACGACCGTCGTCTCGCCCGACACCGGTCGCGTGCGCCTGTCGGAGCGCTGGGCCGACACGCTCGGCACGCCGATGGCGTTCATCCACAAGCGCCGCGACCTCGACGTGGCCAACCAGGTGAAGGTCAACGAGGTGGTCGGGGACGTACGCGGGCGTACCTGTGTGGTGATCGACGACATGATCGACACCGCGGGCACCATCTGCAAGGCCGCCGACGCCCTCTACGAGCAGGGCGCCACCAACGTGATCACCGCCGCCACCCACGCGGTCTTCTCCGACCCGGCTGTGGACCGGCTGAAGAACTCCAGGATCTCCGAGGTCATCGTCACCAACACGCTGCCGTTGTCGCAGGCCAACAGGTTCGACAAGCTGACGGTCCTGTCCATCGCGCCGCTCATCGCGCGGGCCATCACCGAGATCTTCAACGACGGCTCGGTGACGAGCTTGTTCGAGGGTGACACCTGA
- the glmU gene encoding bifunctional UDP-N-acetylglucosamine diphosphorylase/glucosamine-1-phosphate N-acetyltransferase GlmU, with the protein MSVPRPAAVVVLAAGEGTRMKSQTPKVLHELCGRALVDHMLAAARDLQPERLIVVIGHALEQVGGHLAATSPDARAVVQREQRGTGHAVRTVLEEVGTISGTVLVTYGDVPLLRTETLAALLERHAADGNAVTVLTAEVPDPTGYGRIIRDENGAVLEIVEEKDATAEQRAVKEMNSGIYAFDGELLADAVKRVSTDNAQGEEYLTDVLAILRGDGHRVGACVAGDHVEVEGVNDRVQLAAARKVLNQRLLEAHMRAGVTIIDPAATWIDVGVRIAPDVVIHPGTQLHGDTVIETGAEVGPATTLTSTRVGERAVVRNAVCDHAEIGPEANVGPYAYLRPGTVLGHKSKAGTFVEMKNAKVGDRSKVPHLTYAGDATIGEDANIGAATVFVNYDGVNKHHTTVGDGVFVGCDTMLVAPVTVNDGAYTAAGSVIVDEVPPGAMGVARARQRNIEKWVLRRRAGTKSAAAAERALARKEEKEQ; encoded by the coding sequence GTGAGTGTGCCGCGCCCGGCAGCCGTCGTCGTCCTCGCCGCGGGCGAGGGCACCCGGATGAAGAGCCAGACCCCGAAAGTCCTGCACGAGCTGTGCGGCCGCGCTCTGGTGGACCACATGCTCGCCGCCGCCCGCGACCTGCAGCCCGAGCGGCTCATCGTCGTCATAGGCCACGCGCTCGAGCAGGTCGGCGGACATCTGGCCGCCACCAGCCCGGACGCGCGCGCCGTCGTGCAGCGGGAGCAGCGCGGCACCGGCCACGCGGTCCGCACCGTGCTCGAAGAGGTCGGCACGATCTCCGGCACCGTGCTGGTCACGTACGGCGACGTGCCGCTCCTGCGCACCGAGACCCTCGCCGCGTTGCTCGAACGTCATGCCGCCGACGGCAACGCGGTCACCGTGCTGACCGCCGAAGTGCCCGATCCGACCGGCTACGGGCGGATCATCCGCGACGAGAACGGCGCCGTCCTGGAGATCGTCGAGGAGAAGGACGCCACCGCGGAGCAGCGCGCCGTCAAGGAGATGAACTCCGGCATCTACGCCTTCGACGGAGAGTTGCTCGCCGACGCCGTCAAGCGCGTGTCCACCGACAACGCCCAGGGCGAGGAATACCTCACCGACGTCCTGGCCATCCTGCGCGGCGACGGTCACCGGGTCGGCGCCTGCGTGGCCGGCGACCACGTCGAGGTCGAGGGCGTCAACGACCGCGTGCAGCTCGCCGCCGCCCGCAAGGTCCTCAACCAGCGCCTGCTGGAGGCCCACATGCGGGCCGGCGTCACGATCATCGATCCGGCCGCCACGTGGATCGACGTGGGCGTGCGGATCGCGCCCGACGTCGTCATCCATCCCGGCACGCAGTTGCACGGCGACACCGTCATCGAGACCGGCGCCGAGGTCGGCCCCGCCACCACGCTCACCAGCACGCGCGTCGGCGAGCGGGCCGTCGTGCGCAACGCCGTCTGCGACCACGCCGAGATCGGCCCCGAGGCCAATGTCGGTCCCTACGCCTATCTACGGCCAGGCACCGTGCTCGGGCACAAGTCCAAGGCCGGCACGTTCGTCGAGATGAAGAACGCCAAGGTCGGCGACCGCTCCAAGGTGCCGCACCTGACCTACGCGGGCGACGCCACGATCGGCGAGGACGCCAACATCGGCGCAGCCACCGTCTTCGTCAACTACGACGGGGTCAACAAGCACCACACCACCGTGGGCGACGGCGTGTTCGTCGGCTGCGACACCATGCTCGTCGCTCCGGTGACCGTCAACGACGGCGCCTACACGGCGGCGGGCTCGGTGATCGTGGACGAGGTGCCTCCGGGCGCGATGGGAGTGGCGCGGGCACGGCAGCGCAACATCGAGAAATGGGTCTTGCGCAGGCGCGCGGGCACGAAGTCCGCCGCGGCCGCCGAGCGGGCGCTGGCGCGCAAAGAGGAGAAAGAACAGTGA
- a CDS encoding acyl-CoA desaturase codes for MTVTAERSAPTPKPDFEPEPKSRAELIIFGLVVGLPLIAIAAAVPLAWGWGLGWTDIAIAFVFYMVSGLGVTVGLHRYFTHGSFKAKRPLKIALGIAGSLSLEMSVLDWVATHRKHHKFSDKEGDPHSPWRFGPGFKNMAKGLLYAHMGWLFESERTNREKYAPDLCKDSDVQKLHKWFGPIAVASMVLPGVLGGLITWSWQGALTALFWGTLVRIGLLHHVTWSINSICHVFGEEDFQVRDKSRNVWWLAIPSFGESWHNLHHSDPTCARHGALKGQIDLSAGLIRIFEKLGWAYDVRWPTPERLAAKRVA; via the coding sequence ATGACCGTTACCGCCGAGCGATCCGCACCCACCCCGAAGCCCGACTTCGAACCCGAGCCGAAATCCCGCGCAGAACTGATCATCTTCGGTCTGGTCGTCGGACTGCCACTGATCGCGATCGCCGCCGCCGTGCCGCTCGCGTGGGGATGGGGGCTCGGCTGGACGGACATCGCGATCGCGTTCGTCTTCTACATGGTCTCCGGCCTCGGCGTCACCGTGGGCCTGCACCGCTACTTCACGCACGGCTCGTTCAAGGCCAAGCGGCCGCTGAAGATCGCGCTGGGCATCGCCGGCAGCCTGTCGCTGGAGATGTCCGTGCTCGACTGGGTGGCCACCCACCGCAAGCACCACAAGTTCTCCGACAAGGAGGGCGACCCGCACTCGCCGTGGCGCTTCGGCCCTGGTTTCAAGAACATGGCCAAGGGCCTGCTCTATGCCCACATGGGCTGGCTGTTCGAGAGCGAGCGTACCAACAGGGAGAAGTACGCGCCCGACCTGTGCAAGGACTCGGACGTCCAGAAGCTGCACAAGTGGTTCGGCCCGATCGCGGTCGCCTCGATGGTGCTGCCCGGCGTGCTGGGCGGGCTCATCACCTGGTCCTGGCAGGGCGCGCTGACCGCGCTGTTCTGGGGCACCCTCGTCCGCATCGGCCTGCTGCACCACGTGACCTGGTCGATCAACTCCATCTGCCACGTCTTCGGCGAGGAGGACTTCCAGGTGCGCGACAAGTCCCGCAACGTGTGGTGGCTGGCCATCCCGTCCTTCGGCGAGTCGTGGCACAACCTGCACCACTCCGACCCGACCTGCGCCCGGCACGGCGCGCTCAAGGGCCAGATCGACCTGAGCGCCGGCCTCATCCGGATCTTCGAGAAGCTGGGCTGGGCGTACGACGTCCGCTGGCCGACGCCGGAGCGCCTGGCGGCGAAGCGCGTTGCTTGA